TTATCAAACCGGTGAAGTCTGGCGCTCAGCGATTAAACCGATTGGTGAATCCGTTAAAGGCGCATCTATTTCTCTTGAGCACGATAAATGGCTTGATGGCGAGCTAAGTCCAGCTAGCGACGAAGAAATCGAAGGCACACTAAAAGTAATGGGCGGCGATGACTGGGAAGCTTGGGTTGATGCATTAATTAATTCTGAATCAATTGCTCAAGGGTGCAAGACCGTTGCATTCTCTTATATGGGACCAGAGCTTACTCACCCTATTTATCTAGATGGAACTTTAGGTCGTGCTAAAATTGATTTGCACCAAACCAGCCACTCACTTCATCTGAAGCTGGCGAATTTCGATGGCGGTGCATACGCAACGGTTTGTAAAGCCTTGGTCACTAAGGCGAGCGTATTTATCCCTGGGTTAACGCCGTATCTCATGGCTTTATATCAAGTAATGAAGCAGAAAGGTACCCACGAAGGCTGTATTGAGCAAATGCAACGTTTGTTCACCACCAAGCTTTATGGCGTGGACAAGGTACCTGTTGACTGTGAACGTTTAGTGCGTATTGATGATCTTGAACTTGACGTTGCGACTCAAAATGAAGTTGCCGAGTTAGTGAAAGCGATGAATCAGAATAATTTCCAACAAATTGGGGATTATGTTGGGTTGAAACGTGAATTTATGCAGCTCAATGGCTTTGAATTCGACGACGTCGATTATCAAACTGACATCGACTTACAAAAACTGGTCGCAACACTAAGTGACCAAGATTAGATAATCGTGACTCAAATGTAATACATTAGTGTCTTATTTATAAGATTGAATGTAATATCGAACAGCCTTCTGGTCTACTAGAAGGCTGTTTTTGTTAGAGTCTTGAATTATCTGTCCCACAGCATCTTACCAAGAAACCATTAGGTAGAGGTGTACATATAAGCAATAACACTGTTTAAACCGTGCGAGTGAAAAACGACGGGATAAATTCAGACTACTATTATTAAAGGAGCAAGGAGCGCTCTTCTCGTTGAGCCTCAAAGGATTACGTTTAATGTCAAAAGTAAATACCCGCGATTTAGTTATCCCACAAGCCATGAGCGATAGTTGGCAAAAAATCGTAAATCTGATTGCACAACTGATCCCGGTACCTTCTGCGCTTGTGATGCGTATCCACAGCAACTCTATCGAAGTATTTTCACGTAATGACAACGCAATCCATCCTTACCAATTAGGTGATAGCGAATGTTTGGGTAACGGTCTCTACTGTGAATACGTGATCGAAAACCAATGCCAATTAGTGGTTGAGAATGCGCTTAACGACGACAACTGGAACCAGAACCCAGATATTAAGCTAGGCATGATTTCTTACTGTGGTTTTCCCATTAATTGGCCAAATGGGGAACCCTTTGGCACAATTTGCGTCCTCGACAATAAACCGAGACAACTCTCAGAAACTGCAACTCAGCTCCTTGAAAGCTATAAGGACTCACTCGAAGCACAACTGGCTACTCTCTATCAAAACGAACAACTCAAGCAACTCAACGCTGAATTGCAATCACGCGTAAACACCCGAACTCAAGACTTAGTGGATTTAAACTTTTCTCTTAACCAAGAAATCGACAAACGCAGAGAAGCGGAGAAAAAAGTCCTTTATCATCAAAGGCACGATTTAGGCACCGGATTTCTCAATCGAAATTCACTCGAATATGAGGCGGTGCGCGCCGTCGACATATCAATTGAACATCCGCAATTTTCAGTTGCCGCCGTCCATATCGGCTTTAGTAATGGCAAATTAATTCAGAGTAAGTATGGGTTTGCCATTTGGGAAAGTATCTTAGTTCAGTTGCGCGAAAAGCTTGGTTACTTATCTCGCTACCATTTGCAAACCGCTCGACCAACGTCAACAGAGCTGGTGTTCTTAATTGAAACCAGCAAACTCGATGAAGATATTGAACAATTCTGTCAGCACCTGATTGATGTCAGTCACTCAGAGTTTGACATTGAGGGTGAATCACTGCATTTACACAGTTATGTCGGTGTCAGTACCACCAACGATGCCTCTTCCGGTGCGGTACTGCTACAAAATGCCTGCGAAGCGATGCGCTCATGTAAAGATTCAGGTCATAAAGTCATTCACTATTCTGAAGCGATCTCATTGGCGCAGAAAAATCTCAACCACTTAGAAAGTTATTTATTGCAAGCGGTGAGAAGCGAAGATTTGCTACTCTACTTCCAACCTAAAGTTTCACCTAAAACGCAACGCTGGATTGGTGCTGAGGCACTTTTGAGATGGCGCCATCCAATATTGGGTGATATTTCTAATGAGTCTTTAATCAAAATTGCTGAGAAAAACGGGTTAATTTTTGAAGTGGGTAATTTCGTGTTACGTTCAGCGATAGCGAAAGCGTCTGAATGGTCAAACAAAATTAGAGATTTTAAGATCGCAGTTAATATTTCCGCTGTACAGCTCAAAGATCAACACTTCGCCGAACAAATTGAAGATCTGCTTACCGCCTACCAGCTACCTGCTGACTACTTAGAATTAGAGGTAACCGAAAGTACACTCATCGCCGACGAACAAGTTGCGCAGTCCACGCTTGTCGCACTGCACCAACTAGGCGTGACATTGTCACTTGATGATTTTGGTACTGGTTACTCATCCTTTGATTACCTTAAGAAATACCCTTTTGATGCAATCAAAGTGGACAAAAGTTTTATTAAGCAACTTGATAGTAATGACAACGATAAAACCATCGTTCAGTCGATCATAAAAATCGCCAAAAAACTGGAACTAACCATTACTGTTGAAGGCATTGAAACACCAGAGCACGAAGCGTTTATCATTGAAGAAGGTTGTGAATATGGTCAAGGGTTCTTTTATGGTCGACCTATGCCATGCGACGAGTTTGAAGTGTGTTTGCTTAACAAACACTATCCAGAAACACTAAATCAAAGCTTTCAGTAGCTTAATACTTTACTCGAAGGCGTGTCATTTCTATAATCGCCGCCTTATTTCATCTCCAAAAAATGTGAGTTCACTATGGATCAATTGATCGCAACTCTGAAAAAAATCGAAAAACAGAACTACCGCGCTTACCAACAAATCAAGGGCAGTTATGATTTTACTGATTTCAACCTGTTTATCGATTATGTACAAGCAGACCCTTATGCTTCAGCTTCAAGATTGCGTGCAATTCGTCCTTGGTCGTTAACTGGTCTTGATTGGCTTAAACAGCAATCTCCAGCTTATCAAATTGCCGCTCGTGACTATATCGCGCGTAAATTTGCTGAATTTGCCAAACAGGAAGCTCACATTGACATTGCACTGTCTGGTCAGACTGTTCTTGATTCAACTTCCGTGCTGTTTACCGAGGAAGGCATTGAACTGCGTTTCCGTGCTCACCTTCCAGCAGAAGGGCGCTCAGCGTTAGGCAAGAAAGCAATCAATATTTTGACTTTCCATCTGCCAAAATTTATTCGCCGTGCAACGATTGAGCGTGAACTCGATAAAGAAGCGTTGATCGCACATTGCCAAGTAATTGAAGACCAACATGCCCTTCGCGAACAACTTGATGCGCACAACTTGGTGGCATTTATTGGTGATGGGTCTGTTCTTCCGCGTCTCGCTGGCAACAGTGATTTACCGATGAAAGAAGCGGTAACATTTATGGCACCGGACTCGCTCGCGGTAACGCTTAATACGCCAAACTATGGTGAAGTACGCGGCATGGGTATTCCAAAGGGTATTACTCTTATTGTCGGTGGCGGTTTCCACGGTAAGTCAACGCTACTAACCGCAATTGAACGCTCTATTTACGATCACATCCCTGGAGATGGCCGTGAACGTATTGTTAGCAATCAAGCGAGCATGAAAATTCGCGCGGAAGATGGTCGATGCGTTCATAATTTGAATCTTTCAAATTACATCAACCATTTACCAATGGGCAAAGATACAGCAGATTTTTCGACTCAAGATGCATCAGGCTCAACATCTCAAGCGGCGTGGTTACAAGAATCAATTGAGAGTGGTGTACAGAGCCTATTGATTGATGAAGACACATCAGCAACCAACTTTATGATTCGTGATGAACGCATGCAGGCGCTTGTAAGTAAAGGGGATGAACCTATTACCCCACTTGTTGATCGTATTGGTCAATTGCGTGATGAGCTGGATATTTCAACTATCATCGTAATGGGCGGTTCCGGCGATTATCTCGATGTTGCAAATACTGTGATTCAGATGCATGACTATCAAGCGGTTGACGTCACTGAAAAAGCGCAACAAGTGATTGCCCAGCACCCAACGCAACGTGAAAATGAAAGTGAATCGGCGCTAGCAACTTTCCGTCCGCGTAGTTTGAATCGTGCTGCACTTCAAAGCATCTTAACTGAAGGTAAATTCCGCGTATCAGCGAAAGGCACTGACTCGCTTCGTT
The genomic region above belongs to Vibrio ponticus and contains:
- the fabV gene encoding enoyl-ACP reductase FabV: MIIKPEISGVVARSAHPLGCEKAILQQIDYVKKAVPIKQGPKRVLIIGASSGFGLAARIALTFGGANADTIGVSFERGPSEKGVGSAGFYNNLYFKQQAEAAGRIAVNIQADAFSPQTKEDVIEAIETYFEGEVDLIIYSVASGVRPNYQTGEVWRSAIKPIGESVKGASISLEHDKWLDGELSPASDEEIEGTLKVMGGDDWEAWVDALINSESIAQGCKTVAFSYMGPELTHPIYLDGTLGRAKIDLHQTSHSLHLKLANFDGGAYATVCKALVTKASVFIPGLTPYLMALYQVMKQKGTHEGCIEQMQRLFTTKLYGVDKVPVDCERLVRIDDLELDVATQNEVAELVKAMNQNNFQQIGDYVGLKREFMQLNGFEFDDVDYQTDIDLQKLVATLSDQD
- a CDS encoding sensor domain-containing phosphodiesterase — its product is MSKVNTRDLVIPQAMSDSWQKIVNLIAQLIPVPSALVMRIHSNSIEVFSRNDNAIHPYQLGDSECLGNGLYCEYVIENQCQLVVENALNDDNWNQNPDIKLGMISYCGFPINWPNGEPFGTICVLDNKPRQLSETATQLLESYKDSLEAQLATLYQNEQLKQLNAELQSRVNTRTQDLVDLNFSLNQEIDKRREAEKKVLYHQRHDLGTGFLNRNSLEYEAVRAVDISIEHPQFSVAAVHIGFSNGKLIQSKYGFAIWESILVQLREKLGYLSRYHLQTARPTSTELVFLIETSKLDEDIEQFCQHLIDVSHSEFDIEGESLHLHSYVGVSTTNDASSGAVLLQNACEAMRSCKDSGHKVIHYSEAISLAQKNLNHLESYLLQAVRSEDLLLYFQPKVSPKTQRWIGAEALLRWRHPILGDISNESLIKIAEKNGLIFEVGNFVLRSAIAKASEWSNKIRDFKIAVNISAVQLKDQHFAEQIEDLLTAYQLPADYLELEVTESTLIADEQVAQSTLVALHQLGVTLSLDDFGTGYSSFDYLKKYPFDAIKVDKSFIKQLDSNDNDKTIVQSIIKIAKKLELTITVEGIETPEHEAFIIEEGCEYGQGFFYGRPMPCDEFEVCLLNKHYPETLNQSFQ
- a CDS encoding ABC-ATPase domain-containing protein, which encodes MDQLIATLKKIEKQNYRAYQQIKGSYDFTDFNLFIDYVQADPYASASRLRAIRPWSLTGLDWLKQQSPAYQIAARDYIARKFAEFAKQEAHIDIALSGQTVLDSTSVLFTEEGIELRFRAHLPAEGRSALGKKAINILTFHLPKFIRRATIERELDKEALIAHCQVIEDQHALREQLDAHNLVAFIGDGSVLPRLAGNSDLPMKEAVTFMAPDSLAVTLNTPNYGEVRGMGIPKGITLIVGGGFHGKSTLLTAIERSIYDHIPGDGRERIVSNQASMKIRAEDGRCVHNLNLSNYINHLPMGKDTADFSTQDASGSTSQAAWLQESIESGVQSLLIDEDTSATNFMIRDERMQALVSKGDEPITPLVDRIGQLRDELDISTIIVMGGSGDYLDVANTVIQMHDYQAVDVTEKAQQVIAQHPTQRENESESALATFRPRSLNRAALQSILTEGKFRVSAKGTDSLRFGKEFADLSALEQLESASEVNAIGWLWFQLAQLPGWSKNPAKEIEQMLGDNWYCTMPNQGDLAKPRVLDVMAALNRMRKSQFKASH